In a single window of the Nilaparvata lugens isolate BPH chromosome 1, ASM1435652v1, whole genome shotgun sequence genome:
- the LOC111052516 gene encoding glycine-rich RNA-binding protein 3, mitochondrial-like gives MQQMEKLSFVSCIKLYSLLVLAADFIQSSEGQYYSNYYHPPPPPPHHPFPPPPHQPHHHHHHGYGGPDEYGGGYGGYGGQRPGYGGYEERPGGYGGYSRPDPYGGGPEDPYGGGYRPGGYGSRPSSGGYGAGATEPSSGNAASSTGGSTASSMTGNSGTGGGSGIGLSGSNMSNQAQSFNFETPFGHFSANNAASNSTNLNFGLG, from the exons ATGCAGCAAATGGAGAAACTCAGCTTTGTTTCATGTATAAAACTTTATTCACTTCTAGTATTAGCAGCTGATTTCATTCAAAGTTCAGAAG GACAATACTATTCCAACTATTACCACCCTCCACCACCTCCACCACATCACCCATTTCCTCCACCCCCTCACCAACCACATCACCATCACCATCATGGCTACGGAGGTCCAGATGAGTATGGCGGCGGCTATGGGGGATATGGCGGGCAACGACCAGGATATGGAGGTTATGAAGAGAGACCTGGTGGCTATGGAGGGTACTCGAGGCCAGATCCCTATGGAGGTGGGCCGGAAGATCCATATGGGGGAGGGTACCGACCGGGAGGATATGGATCGAGACCGAGTAGTGGTGGATATGGAGCAGGTGCTACTGAACCTTCATCAGGAAATGCAGCATCCTCCACGGGAGGGAGCACGGCGTCTTCCATGACTGGCAACTCTGGCACAGGCGGCGGCTCAGGAATTGGACTGTCCGGCTCCAATATGTCCAACCAAGCACAAAGCTTCAACTTCGAGACTCCGTTTGGACATTTTTCCGCCAACAATGCTGCATCTAACTCTACCAATTTGAA CTTTGGATTGGGTTGA
- the LOC111052515 gene encoding spidroin-1-like isoform X2 has protein sequence MYSVSVCLLISIYNCVLAIDGRVIEDVKDTSLVKESSPLNQYWKEVMSFNKTAPLLSKYLQSNFGPKLVSTALSNSLSGSKGMSDESLKNGRSPKGLDFRRMPELENSVGQTLTWGSRRRGGGFGDFGSSGQERFGGHPGGQDAGWPVVAGGGVRETGGSVYFRGPGAMVGEGGVVGKGRGGGRAGGGSRAGAGAGAAANAASGADDNAKVQSAASSQAAATSQSSNGESKAMAASSANSQSSNGKSQAISVSSANSQSSNGDSGSISNSQSMSVANSESGQANSQSQAMSASVSAANGQSAAFSAASAAAMGQGLAASQAMSSAASFSAGQGGQSMSASSSQSAAMADQS, from the exons ATGTATTCAGTCAGTGTTTGTCTTCTTATTTCCATCTATAACTGTGTTCTTGCAATTGATGGAAGAGTGATAGAAGATGTGAAAG ATACTTCACTCGTGAAAGAATCATCACCCCTTAATCAATATTGGAAAGAAGTGATGTCATTCAACAAGACGGCACCACTCCTCTCAAAATACCTACAGAGCAATTTCGGCCCGAAATTGGTCAGCACAGCACTATCAAATTCCTTATCTGGAAGTAAAGGTATGTCTGATGAGAGTTTAAAAAACGGGAGATCGCCGAAGGGACTGGATTTTCGGAGGATGCCGGAGCTAGAAAACAGCGTGGGGCAGACACTAACGTGGGGCAGTCGTCGACGCGGAGGAGGATTTGGCGATTTCGGAAGTTCAGGTCAAGAAAGGTTTGGAGGTCATCCTGGAGGTCAGGATGCAGGATGGCCTGTGGTGGCCGGAGGCGGAGTGCGAGAAACCGGAGGCTCGGTGTACTTCAGAGGTCCGGGTGCTATGGTCGGCGAGGGGGGCGTTGTTGGCAAGGGGCGAGGAGGAGGCAGAGCCGGGGGCGGTTCGCGTGCGGGAGCAGGGGCAGGGGCTGCCGCCAACGCCGCCTCAGGGGCTGATGACAACGCCAAAGTCCAAAGCGCAGCCAGCAGTCAAGCAGCCGCCACCTCTCAATCCTCAAACGGCGAGAGTAAAGCTATGGCTGCCTCATCTGCGAACTCACAATCATCGAACGGCAAGAGCCAAGCAATATCTGTATCATCCGCTAACTCACAGTCTTCAAACGGAGACTCTGGATCAATCTCTAACAGTCAATCCATGTCAGTCGCAAACTCGGAATCAGGTCAGGCCAACAGCCAATCACAGGCAATGTCGGCCAGTGTATCTGCAGCCAATGGCCAGTCAGCAGCCTTCTCAGCAGCCAGTGCAGCAGCCATGGGCCAAGGTCTGGCAGCCAGTCAGGCCATGTCGTCCGCGGCCAGCTTCTCGGCCGGCCAGGGTGGCCAATCCATGTCCGCCTCCAGCAGTCAGTCTGCAGCTATGGCAG aCCAATCATGA
- the LOC111052515 gene encoding spidroin-1-like isoform X1, with protein MYSVSVCLLISIYNCVLAIDGRVIEDVKDTSLVKESSPLNQYWKEVMSFNKTAPLLSKYLQSNFGPKLVSTALSNSLSGSKGMSDESLKNGRSPKGLDFRRMPELENSVGQTLTWGSRRRGGGFGDFGSSGQERFGGHPGGQDAGWPVVAGGGVRETGGSVYFRGPGAMVGEGGVVGKGRGGGRAGGGSRAGAGAGAAANAASGADDNAKVQSAASSQAAATSQSSNGESKAMAASSANSQSSNGKSQAISVSSANSQSSNGDSGSISNSQSMSVANSESGQANSQSQAMSASVSAANGQSAAFSAASAAAMGQGLAASQAMSSAASFSAGQGGQSMSASSSQSAAMAGADNNGNSAFSSSASMSMASSNLLGAEADNNEFKMNFKTPLGTANIDEKIPIMRWKEQYSRWSSKSHKENYRSI; from the exons ATGTATTCAGTCAGTGTTTGTCTTCTTATTTCCATCTATAACTGTGTTCTTGCAATTGATGGAAGAGTGATAGAAGATGTGAAAG ATACTTCACTCGTGAAAGAATCATCACCCCTTAATCAATATTGGAAAGAAGTGATGTCATTCAACAAGACGGCACCACTCCTCTCAAAATACCTACAGAGCAATTTCGGCCCGAAATTGGTCAGCACAGCACTATCAAATTCCTTATCTGGAAGTAAAGGTATGTCTGATGAGAGTTTAAAAAACGGGAGATCGCCGAAGGGACTGGATTTTCGGAGGATGCCGGAGCTAGAAAACAGCGTGGGGCAGACACTAACGTGGGGCAGTCGTCGACGCGGAGGAGGATTTGGCGATTTCGGAAGTTCAGGTCAAGAAAGGTTTGGAGGTCATCCTGGAGGTCAGGATGCAGGATGGCCTGTGGTGGCCGGAGGCGGAGTGCGAGAAACCGGAGGCTCGGTGTACTTCAGAGGTCCGGGTGCTATGGTCGGCGAGGGGGGCGTTGTTGGCAAGGGGCGAGGAGGAGGCAGAGCCGGGGGCGGTTCGCGTGCGGGAGCAGGGGCAGGGGCTGCCGCCAACGCCGCCTCAGGGGCTGATGACAACGCCAAAGTCCAAAGCGCAGCCAGCAGTCAAGCAGCCGCCACCTCTCAATCCTCAAACGGCGAGAGTAAAGCTATGGCTGCCTCATCTGCGAACTCACAATCATCGAACGGCAAGAGCCAAGCAATATCTGTATCATCCGCTAACTCACAGTCTTCAAACGGAGACTCTGGATCAATCTCTAACAGTCAATCCATGTCAGTCGCAAACTCGGAATCAGGTCAGGCCAACAGCCAATCACAGGCAATGTCGGCCAGTGTATCTGCAGCCAATGGCCAGTCAGCAGCCTTCTCAGCAGCCAGTGCAGCAGCCATGGGCCAAGGTCTGGCAGCCAGTCAGGCCATGTCGTCCGCGGCCAGCTTCTCGGCCGGCCAGGGTGGCCAATCCATGTCCGCCTCCAGCAGTCAGTCTGCAGCTATGGCAG GAGCTGACAATAACGGTAATAGTGCATTCAGCTCTTCAGCCTCCATGTCAATGGCTTCTTCGAACTTACTAGGCGCTGAAGCAGACAATAATGAATTCAAAATGAACTTCAAAACACCTCTtggtactgcaaatattgatgaaaaaat aCCAATCATGAGATGGAAGGAACAATATTCCCGGTGGAGTAGTAAGTCACACAAAGAAAATTATCGCTCAATATAG